The following coding sequences lie in one Euhalothece natronophila Z-M001 genomic window:
- a CDS encoding DUF4870 domain-containing protein, whose product MTNISEEEVKWAMTCHLAGLVWIPLYWLQFPLPLVNVVIPTLIWLFKRENSEYIDFQGREALNFQITVVLYSIVLFTVGIIGFFIYLAMFGADVEDSIGAIALLTRGINQTQRIVSILMMLFSLAFALTAAVKTKKGNFYFYPFTIRVFRASS is encoded by the coding sequence TTGACTAATATCTCCGAGGAAGAAGTAAAGTGGGCAATGACTTGCCATTTAGCAGGGTTAGTGTGGATTCCTCTTTATTGGTTGCAGTTTCCCTTACCTTTAGTGAATGTGGTTATTCCGACGCTAATTTGGTTATTCAAGCGAGAAAACTCAGAATATATTGATTTTCAAGGCAGAGAAGCTCTCAATTTTCAAATTACTGTAGTTTTGTATAGCATTGTTTTATTTACCGTCGGCATCATTGGATTTTTTATTTATTTAGCCATGTTTGGAGCAGATGTGGAAGATTCTATTGGCGCGATCGCGCTTTTGACAAGGGGAATTAATCAAACACAACGCATTGTTTCTATTTTAATGATGCTTTTCAGTTTAGCCTTTGCTCTAACCGCAGCTGTGAAAACTAAAAAGGGAAATTTTTATTTCTATCCCTTTACTATTCGTGTTTTTCGAGCCTCTAGCTAA
- a CDS encoding DUF1818 family protein, translating into MDRILKKGEGWRLGWNPYETQYKGLVGTDNWAFELTESEFVDFCRLLLQLAKTMAEMKNELMDEERIACEAESDTLWLEAEGYPDNFSIRLILQTSRRAEGNWSENAVKELITAVKTFSP; encoded by the coding sequence ATGGATCGGATTTTGAAAAAAGGGGAAGGATGGCGATTGGGCTGGAATCCTTATGAAACCCAATATAAGGGATTAGTAGGAACAGACAACTGGGCATTTGAACTGACAGAATCAGAATTTGTGGATTTTTGCCGCCTCTTATTGCAACTGGCTAAAACCATGGCAGAGATGAAAAACGAGTTAATGGACGAAGAAAGAATTGCTTGTGAAGCTGAATCTGATACGCTTTGGCTAGAAGCAGAAGGCTATCCCGATAACTTCTCGATCAGACTTATTTTACAGACTTCTCGACGTGCGGAAGGAAACTGGTCAGAAAATGCCGTAAAAGAGTTAATTACTGCAGTGAAAACTTTTTCTCCCTAA
- a CDS encoding alpha/beta hydrolase, protein MVKTFSYSTQFYQWQYQGRDFRIAYDVRGEGSPVLLLPAFSTVSTREEMLGIAEVLASDFQVVTLDWLGFGESDRPNLNYARSLYEELAKDFIQSQFEQPISVVAAGHAAGYAMQVAHRFPSLCSKMVLIAPTWKGPLRAMGLPSPVAAGIKNLVRSPGLGQTLYALNTTPQFLEFMYRRHVYTNPERLTPEFMAQKHEITQKSGARHAPAAFVTGALDPMSNHEEFLNVARSLNIPMKIIIGEDSPPKSKAEMESLKGLPNIETVHLPGSLGMHEEYASPLGKTAKLFLSQ, encoded by the coding sequence ATGGTTAAAACGTTTTCTTATTCCACTCAATTTTATCAGTGGCAGTATCAGGGTCGTGACTTTCGCATTGCTTATGATGTTAGAGGAGAAGGGTCTCCTGTTTTATTGCTTCCAGCTTTTAGCACCGTTTCTACCCGTGAGGAAATGTTGGGGATAGCAGAGGTTCTCGCTTCTGATTTTCAGGTAGTTACTCTCGACTGGCTTGGGTTTGGTGAGTCAGATCGTCCGAATCTAAACTATGCGCGATCGCTGTATGAAGAACTTGCCAAAGATTTTATCCAAAGTCAGTTTGAGCAACCCATTTCCGTCGTAGCCGCGGGTCATGCTGCAGGATACGCGATGCAAGTAGCTCATCGGTTTCCCTCTTTATGCTCAAAAATGGTACTAATTGCCCCCACTTGGAAAGGGCCATTAAGAGCGATGGGGCTTCCTTCGCCAGTGGCAGCAGGGATTAAAAATTTAGTGCGCTCACCTGGGCTTGGTCAAACTCTCTATGCCCTAAATACAACCCCTCAATTTTTAGAGTTTATGTATCGTCGCCACGTTTATACGAACCCAGAACGACTAACGCCTGAGTTTATGGCGCAAAAACATGAGATAACCCAAAAATCAGGGGCGCGACACGCACCAGCAGCGTTTGTTACGGGAGCGTTAGATCCCATGAGTAATCACGAAGAATTTCTTAATGTGGCTCGTTCTTTGAATATTCCGATGAAAATTATTATTGGGGAGGATTCTCCGCCGAAATCAAAAGCAGAAATGGAGTCTTTGAAAGGACTTCCCAATATTGAAACTGTCCATCTTCCCGGTTCTTTGGGAATGCATGAGGAATATGCGTCTCCGTTGGGAAAAACTGCCAAACTATTTTTAAGCCAGTGA
- a CDS encoding ArsR/SmtB family transcription factor — translation MTAQVSSDVPSCEVTHPSQSEKLSQYLETVLPVEKAQRMAEFFSFLGDPNRLRILSLLAKQELCVCDLAASLNMSESAVSHQLRNLRTMRLVGYQKRGRKVFYHLADHHVLELYQAVADHLDGKCS, via the coding sequence ATGACTGCTCAAGTATCATCAGACGTTCCCTCCTGTGAAGTAACTCACCCTTCACAATCCGAAAAACTCAGCCAATATTTAGAAACTGTACTTCCCGTTGAAAAAGCTCAACGAATGGCAGAATTTTTTAGTTTTTTAGGAGATCCCAATCGCCTAAGAATCTTATCATTACTGGCAAAACAGGAACTCTGTGTCTGTGACCTAGCAGCAAGTTTGAACATGAGTGAATCAGCTGTGTCTCACCAATTGCGAAACTTACGCACGATGCGTCTTGTGGGATATCAGAAGCGAGGTCGGAAAGTCTTTTATCATCTTGCTGACCATCATGTTCTAGAGTTATATCAAGCCGTTGCTGACCACTTAGATGGTAAATGTAGTTAG
- a CDS encoding (2Fe-2S) ferredoxin domain-containing protein, with protein MSGSKKEVRKFVLEGRFLNTVGKSTSKPKYMRLATAEGEQLLKISKALRPLIMQNHLEVGSWITVSGKETYKPKKGKRKRKIKTIDSHPTLASSPQSPLLEGKVKAKPKKEKKKESILVCQKSSCCKRGGKAVYQAAKETVAKHELRDRVQVKPTGCMGKCKKGPCLVMQQDKSRYVGIKPEEVPDIIAQRYIAVA; from the coding sequence GTGAGTGGCAGTAAAAAAGAGGTAAGGAAGTTTGTCTTAGAAGGGCGGTTTCTCAATACAGTGGGGAAATCAACATCAAAGCCCAAATATATGCGCTTGGCAACAGCAGAAGGGGAACAACTACTTAAAATTAGTAAAGCCTTGCGTCCACTAATCATGCAAAATCATTTAGAGGTGGGCAGCTGGATAACTGTTTCTGGAAAGGAAACTTACAAACCCAAAAAGGGCAAACGAAAAAGAAAAATCAAAACCATTGATTCTCACCCGACTTTAGCAAGTTCTCCACAGTCTCCCTTATTGGAAGGAAAGGTCAAAGCTAAACCGAAAAAAGAGAAGAAGAAGGAAAGTATTTTAGTGTGTCAAAAGTCTTCTTGCTGTAAACGTGGTGGGAAGGCAGTTTATCAGGCGGCAAAAGAAACGGTGGCAAAACATGAACTGCGCGATCGCGTTCAGGTTAAACCTACTGGCTGTATGGGAAAATGCAAAAAAGGTCCTTGTTTAGTAATGCAACAAGATAAATCTCGCTATGTTGGGATTAAACCTGAAGAAGTCCCTGATATAATTGCTCAACGTTATATAGCAGTGGCTTAG